A region of Thermorudis peleae DNA encodes the following proteins:
- a CDS encoding flagellar brake protein, translating to MAVAPKALQIWQPVELGIEERGRLSWYRTRLEELDERQRVFVVGWPMAQLHYVSVHTGDQVYLGTTIANDALYVTLCTVVQTVLEPQARLTLQQQSAWERMQRREYVRVEVALVPDAVTWMPQPGAEPTPLAARILDLSAGGARLRVPTALPVGAALTLTFRLPGTEPLTLKAEVRRCAPVEGLDPPRWDIGCRFLDVPVRVQETIVRFVFARLRELAKRER from the coding sequence GTGGCGGTTGCGCCGAAAGCACTGCAGATTTGGCAACCGGTTGAGCTCGGCATTGAAGAGCGCGGTCGGCTCAGCTGGTACCGGACACGGCTGGAAGAACTCGATGAGCGCCAGCGCGTGTTCGTCGTTGGCTGGCCGATGGCGCAGTTGCACTACGTCAGCGTCCATACCGGCGACCAAGTCTATCTTGGCACGACCATTGCCAACGATGCCCTCTACGTCACACTTTGTACAGTCGTCCAGACGGTGCTGGAACCCCAGGCTCGACTGACACTGCAGCAGCAGAGCGCCTGGGAGCGGATGCAGCGTCGGGAGTATGTGCGCGTTGAGGTCGCGCTTGTTCCCGACGCTGTCACCTGGATGCCGCAACCAGGTGCGGAGCCAACGCCACTCGCTGCCCGCATCCTCGACCTCAGTGCTGGAGGGGCGCGCCTGCGGGTTCCCACAGCGTTGCCAGTAGGGGCAGCGCTCACGCTCACATTCCGGTTGCCGGGCACCGAGCCGCTTACACTCAAAGCCGAGGTGCGGCGCTGTGCGCCAGTGGAGGGGCTCGACCCGCCGCGGTGGGACATCGGCTGCCGCTTCCTTGACGTGCCGGTGCGCGTGCAGGAGACGATCGTGCGCTTCGTCTTCGCTCGCCTGCGCGAACTGGCGAAACGCGAACGCTAG
- a CDS encoding LUD domain-containing protein → MPARSKAFQQALTRALHDAAQQEALHRSLSTFRQRRAQAFAGMNFEAMRQDMRRRKAAAIARLPELIEQFTREAENVGAQVYLARTPDDACARIREIAAQHGVRLAIKSKSMATEEIRLNAALEAAGIHAIESDLGEWIIQLAGEHPSHLIAPAIHKRREDIADIFRRVLGRDVPPDPAQLVEVARQELRRAFLEAGMGITGANAAIAETGSIMLVTNEGNAELVATLPPVHVAVLGVEKILPSLDDAVAMLRLLPRSGTAQKLTVRVSFITGPTRTSDIELTPVRGAHGPKAMYIILLDNGRLATREDPELVDTLYCIRCGACSNVCPPYEIVSGHLFGYIYTGPIGLPLTAIHHGLAAVADPQSLCLSCNACETVCPVAIPIPRLILDVRTRVAERLGLPWYKAAAFSRWASPASGQRLVRLAARASRLVADQDGYIAHLPVVDGATANRHILAPTPQPLRDRLSSNGRKPAPPPLLASSAVAGSTVAFFPGCLTDWVMPEMGEAVVRVLEACGCRVVFPREQHCCGLVANNSGDREHAKAMARHTITVLEQVEADWIVSHSTSCYAAVLQDYQHLFRTEPAWRERAARVAERMVDFVTFLDRIARLGPQSWTRPGPTVTYHDSCQSHNALGIRQAPRRLLIEVLGCTLVEMEDSSVCCGFGGSFSIDYPELSALFAGRKLDNALATGASAIIADNPGCLMQLRGALHARGSTVRALHLAELLAERLADLAPAR, encoded by the coding sequence ATGCCCGCACGGAGCAAGGCCTTTCAGCAGGCACTCACCCGTGCTCTGCACGACGCAGCCCAGCAAGAAGCACTCCATCGCTCGCTTTCGACATTCCGTCAGCGGCGCGCCCAGGCGTTCGCCGGGATGAACTTTGAGGCGATGCGTCAGGATATGCGACGCCGCAAAGCAGCTGCCATCGCTCGCTTGCCCGAGCTGATTGAACAGTTCACGCGCGAGGCCGAAAACGTTGGCGCGCAGGTCTATCTGGCCCGCACCCCCGACGATGCCTGTGCGCGCATCCGCGAGATCGCCGCCCAGCACGGCGTCCGCTTGGCTATCAAGAGCAAGTCGATGGCAACCGAGGAGATCCGGCTCAACGCCGCCCTCGAGGCCGCTGGTATTCACGCGATCGAATCTGACCTCGGTGAGTGGATCATCCAGCTCGCTGGCGAGCACCCTTCACATCTCATCGCCCCGGCGATCCACAAGCGCCGTGAGGACATCGCCGACATCTTCCGGCGCGTGCTGGGCCGCGACGTCCCACCCGACCCTGCACAACTTGTCGAGGTTGCTCGGCAAGAACTCCGCCGTGCCTTCCTCGAAGCGGGTATGGGCATCACCGGCGCTAATGCCGCCATTGCCGAGACCGGCTCGATCATGCTCGTCACCAATGAGGGCAATGCTGAACTCGTGGCAACGCTGCCGCCTGTCCACGTGGCCGTGCTCGGCGTCGAGAAGATCCTGCCTAGCCTTGACGACGCCGTCGCCATGCTGCGATTGCTGCCTCGCTCAGGCACGGCCCAGAAGCTGACCGTGCGCGTCTCCTTCATCACTGGCCCCACCCGCACCTCCGACATCGAACTGACACCAGTGCGGGGAGCTCATGGTCCGAAGGCAATGTACATTATCTTGCTCGACAACGGCCGCCTGGCCACGCGCGAGGACCCTGAACTTGTCGACACACTCTATTGCATCCGCTGCGGTGCCTGCTCAAACGTCTGCCCACCTTACGAAATCGTCAGCGGCCATCTCTTCGGTTACATCTACACTGGCCCGATCGGCCTGCCGCTGACTGCTATCCACCATGGACTTGCCGCTGTCGCCGACCCACAGAGCCTTTGCCTCTCCTGCAATGCCTGCGAGACGGTCTGCCCAGTCGCGATCCCGATTCCACGGCTTATCCTCGATGTCCGCACCCGTGTCGCCGAGCGCCTCGGCTTACCGTGGTACAAGGCGGCGGCCTTCAGCCGCTGGGCTTCGCCAGCGAGTGGCCAACGGCTTGTCCGCCTCGCGGCGCGTGCCTCGCGGCTGGTTGCTGATCAGGATGGCTACATTGCACACCTGCCCGTCGTTGACGGGGCCACCGCCAACCGCCACATCCTCGCTCCGACACCTCAGCCGCTGCGTGACCGCCTCAGCAGCAATGGCCGGAAGCCAGCGCCACCGCCGTTGCTAGCCAGCAGCGCCGTTGCCGGCTCGACCGTTGCCTTCTTCCCCGGCTGCCTCACCGATTGGGTTATGCCGGAGATGGGTGAGGCCGTTGTGCGGGTGCTTGAGGCTTGCGGATGCCGGGTCGTCTTCCCCCGAGAACAGCACTGCTGCGGGCTTGTCGCCAACAACAGCGGTGATCGGGAGCACGCCAAGGCCATGGCCCGCCACACCATTACCGTCCTCGAGCAGGTCGAGGCCGACTGGATCGTCAGCCACTCAACGAGCTGCTACGCCGCCGTGCTCCAGGACTACCAGCACCTCTTCCGCACCGAACCAGCATGGCGCGAACGGGCAGCACGCGTCGCCGAGCGCATGGTCGACTTCGTGACCTTCCTCGACCGCATCGCCCGGCTCGGGCCACAGTCCTGGACGCGACCCGGCCCAACGGTGACGTACCACGACTCCTGCCAGTCGCACAACGCGCTCGGCATCCGTCAAGCTCCCCGACGCCTGCTCATCGAGGTGCTTGGCTGCACACTCGTTGAGATGGAAGATTCCAGTGTGTGCTGCGGCTTCGGCGGCTCGTTCTCGATCGACTACCCAGAACTCTCGGCACTGTTCGCTGGACGCAAGCTCGACAATGCACTTGCCACCGGAGCGAGCGCGATCATCGCCGATAACCCTGGATGTCTCATGCAACTTCGCGGGGCGCTCCACGCGCGTGGCAGCACAGTGCGAGCGCTGCATCTGGCCGAACTGCTCGCCGAACGGCTTGCCGACCTCGCGCCGGCACGCTGA
- a CDS encoding ferritin-like domain-containing protein: protein MTPLPYSSLTHVLNDLSSHGMSRRTLLKAIAGTGAAAAGASLLPLATLAQNVDSVTTILTIAAIAERLAVTFYTNGIRNAPRLRLNSYRMLNELKAFAIEEQIHENFFIAAGADTNTVNQFTAFSFPYGQQTFTSLRLFLQTQQQLEGVFDAAFIAAVYEFAAQGRPDLARIAAMIAMVEEGHRTVGRRLGFERGLLDLAPAEEQAFAPQLIKSVGDAPNVVAGAGYLSPQDGNAFTYTPINFNDPEYAPIYARIKYQQPEVAS, encoded by the coding sequence ATGACACCTCTCCCCTACTCCAGCTTGACGCACGTACTGAACGATCTCTCATCACACGGGATGTCGCGCCGCACGTTACTCAAAGCGATAGCTGGCACAGGCGCTGCGGCGGCTGGTGCAAGCCTGCTGCCACTTGCCACGCTGGCTCAAAATGTTGACTCGGTGACGACCATTCTCACTATCGCCGCAATTGCCGAGCGTTTGGCTGTCACCTTCTACACGAACGGCATTCGGAATGCTCCACGTCTTAGACTCAATAGCTACCGGATGCTGAATGAACTAAAAGCCTTCGCGATCGAGGAGCAGATTCACGAAAACTTCTTCATCGCTGCCGGCGCGGACACGAACACGGTGAATCAATTCACTGCCTTCAGCTTTCCATACGGGCAGCAAACGTTTACGAGCTTGCGGCTCTTCTTGCAAACCCAGCAGCAACTCGAGGGCGTCTTCGATGCTGCATTCATCGCAGCCGTCTATGAGTTTGCCGCACAAGGCCGCCCAGACCTCGCCCGTATTGCAGCGATGATCGCAATGGTCGAAGAAGGGCACCGAACCGTGGGCCGACGGCTCGGGTTCGAGCGCGGCTTGCTTGATCTCGCGCCAGCCGAAGAACAAGCCTTCGCGCCGCAGCTCATCAAAAGCGTTGGCGATGCGCCAAACGTGGTCGCTGGCGCTGGCTACTTAAGCCCGCAGGATGGCAACGCCTTCACCTACACTCCGATCAATTTCAATGATCCAGAATATGCTCCCATCTATGCTCGGATCAAATATCAGCAGCCTGAAGTCGCCTCATAG
- a CDS encoding FTR1 family protein produces MTIGRRWLVLGMLVGLVLSFTSVVAASAARTTADPTVAVQQELDAIRQLMQQSQEAYRRGDHQQALQLARQAYLDHFELIEIPLRVADPNFTFAMEVKFARWRQLIQENAAPEEIARLLFDIDQGLVDVERVVGTPGHAAPLFVSVASFSVLFREGIEAILVIAALLGYLRTHQPSLRRPLWIGAALAIPASIATWLVLVVLLDVVPVGRELLESVMSLIAVVLMISISLWLLRRIDTRRWMEFLRAHAWEAVATGNASAVALLGFTTIYREGAETAVLYQSLVLMARRLELWVVVGIVAAALALAALAWGVIGLGARLPLRLFLSLAIIVIMVLSIAVLGHAVWELQMLGYLPVTVVALPPMNRGLSDLLGLHPTRETLLAQGALLLAYLVAWGYAFRTWQRSTAARPMARLSGR; encoded by the coding sequence GTGACCATCGGTCGAAGGTGGCTCGTTCTTGGAATGCTGGTAGGGCTCGTGCTGAGCTTCACGAGCGTCGTTGCGGCGAGCGCTGCTCGGACAACCGCAGACCCTACCGTCGCCGTCCAGCAAGAACTCGACGCGATCCGCCAGCTGATGCAGCAAAGCCAGGAGGCATACCGTCGTGGCGACCATCAACAGGCACTGCAACTTGCCAGGCAGGCCTATCTCGACCACTTCGAGTTGATTGAGATTCCGCTTCGCGTTGCTGACCCGAACTTCACCTTCGCGATGGAAGTCAAGTTCGCGCGCTGGCGACAGCTCATCCAGGAAAACGCCGCGCCAGAGGAGATTGCGCGCTTGCTTTTCGACATTGACCAGGGCCTTGTTGACGTGGAGCGGGTTGTTGGCACGCCTGGCCACGCTGCTCCGCTCTTCGTCAGCGTGGCGTCGTTCTCCGTTCTGTTTCGCGAAGGCATCGAAGCGATCCTCGTCATTGCGGCGTTGTTGGGCTATTTGCGCACCCATCAGCCATCACTCCGACGGCCCCTGTGGATTGGTGCAGCCCTTGCTATTCCAGCGAGCATTGCGACATGGTTGGTCCTCGTGGTGCTGCTTGACGTCGTTCCGGTGGGCCGTGAACTGCTCGAAAGTGTGATGTCGTTGATTGCGGTCGTGCTCATGATCTCCATCAGCCTCTGGCTGCTGCGTCGTATTGATACTCGGCGGTGGATGGAATTTCTGCGGGCCCATGCGTGGGAAGCGGTGGCAACCGGCAACGCATCAGCAGTTGCGCTCCTTGGCTTTACGACGATCTATCGGGAAGGTGCTGAAACTGCTGTGCTCTACCAGTCGCTGGTGCTGATGGCGCGCCGGCTGGAGCTGTGGGTCGTTGTTGGGATTGTGGCTGCCGCCCTTGCGCTCGCTGCCCTGGCGTGGGGAGTCATCGGGCTCGGTGCACGCTTGCCGCTCCGTCTCTTTCTCTCGCTCGCCATCATCGTGATTATGGTTCTGTCAATTGCAGTCCTCGGCCATGCTGTCTGGGAGTTGCAGATGCTCGGCTATCTTCCGGTCACGGTCGTTGCGTTGCCGCCGATGAACCGTGGGCTGAGTGATCTGCTGGGCTTGCATCCGACGCGTGAGACGCTCCTTGCCCAAGGCGCATTGCTGCTCGCCTATCTTGTAGCATGGGGCTACGCGTTTCGCACCTGGCAGCGCAGCACAGCGGCCCGCCCCATGGCCCGCCTGTCAGGCCGCTAG
- a CDS encoding multicopper oxidase family protein — MHGLHTSLLLRRMTRRAALGTIGASVLTLALTACRSQPNTGSTPITVPSPTRRSGQQPIALTPAETAPAGTIRTYTLEAGVSELALGSQRVRTFVYNGQLPGPELRVREGETLRVELINRLPEPTTIHWHGIPVPNAQDGVPDVTQPAVAPGARFVYEFVLPVAGTYFFHPHVGLQLDRGLYGALIVEPRQESLSYDREYTLLLDDWLDGIRGTPEDALQQLVAGGHSDHAMGHGMGHGMGTMPMTPGTNSMPGMGGMPGMGIGEAPVELAPDLVYPVYLVNGRPPETPFVFTGKRGEVLRLRVINAASATIFRVALLGHRLTVTHADGHPVEPLTGDVLQIGMGERYDVLVRLEQPGVWPLVAWAEGTELAAQAVLRYEGSTGQASLVRSRPRELAGELLHALRFTAATPGAGGEPAVDLPIVLGGGMGQYVWTINGQVFPQAEPIALQRGQRVRFRLQNMTTMPHPMHLHGHVFRVGDPARGAVRDTVLVHPMQALTIDWVADNPGQWAFHCHHLYHQEAGMMRLVTIA, encoded by the coding sequence ATGCATGGCCTGCACACTTCGCTGCTCCTACGACGCATGACCCGTCGAGCGGCACTTGGTACCATTGGAGCAAGTGTGCTCACGCTTGCCCTCACAGCTTGCCGCTCCCAGCCAAACACGGGAAGCACGCCGATCACTGTACCATCACCAACACGCAGATCAGGGCAGCAACCTATCGCGCTTACCCCCGCAGAGACAGCTCCTGCTGGGACAATCCGCACATACACACTTGAGGCGGGCGTCAGTGAGCTTGCACTCGGCTCACAGCGTGTCCGCACGTTTGTCTACAATGGCCAGTTGCCCGGGCCCGAGCTTCGGGTCCGTGAGGGCGAGACCCTGCGTGTCGAGCTCATCAACCGGTTGCCTGAGCCAACCACCATTCATTGGCACGGTATTCCTGTGCCCAATGCCCAAGATGGTGTTCCCGATGTCACGCAGCCAGCGGTGGCTCCTGGCGCACGCTTCGTCTACGAGTTTGTCTTGCCGGTCGCTGGCACGTATTTCTTCCATCCCCATGTCGGCCTGCAGCTCGATCGTGGGCTGTACGGCGCACTCATCGTCGAGCCAAGGCAGGAGTCGCTAAGCTATGACCGCGAATACACCCTTCTGCTTGATGACTGGCTTGACGGCATTCGTGGGACGCCTGAGGATGCCCTCCAACAACTTGTTGCCGGAGGACACAGCGACCATGCCATGGGACACGGCATGGGGCATGGGATGGGCACTATGCCGATGACTCCCGGGACGAACTCCATGCCTGGGATGGGAGGCATGCCAGGCATGGGGATCGGCGAAGCGCCAGTGGAGCTTGCGCCAGACCTTGTCTATCCTGTTTACCTCGTCAACGGGCGTCCCCCTGAAACACCCTTTGTGTTCACCGGCAAGCGCGGTGAGGTGCTGCGTCTGCGCGTGATCAACGCCGCCTCGGCCACGATCTTTCGCGTCGCGCTCCTCGGGCACCGCCTCACAGTCACGCACGCCGATGGCCATCCGGTTGAGCCGCTCACTGGGGACGTGCTGCAGATTGGCATGGGGGAGCGCTACGACGTGCTCGTGCGGCTTGAGCAGCCTGGCGTTTGGCCGCTGGTGGCCTGGGCTGAAGGAACAGAACTGGCAGCGCAAGCCGTGCTCCGTTACGAAGGTAGCACCGGTCAGGCGTCGCTCGTTCGCAGCCGGCCACGCGAGCTTGCCGGTGAACTGCTGCATGCGCTGCGCTTCACCGCTGCCACCCCTGGCGCAGGCGGCGAGCCAGCCGTTGACCTGCCGATTGTGCTCGGCGGTGGAATGGGCCAGTACGTTTGGACGATCAACGGGCAGGTCTTCCCCCAGGCCGAGCCGATCGCACTGCAGCGTGGCCAACGCGTGCGCTTTCGCCTGCAAAACATGACAACCATGCCTCACCCGATGCACCTGCACGGGCATGTCTTCCGCGTGGGGGATCCGGCACGCGGCGCGGTGCGCGACACCGTGCTCGTGCATCCCATGCAGGCGCTCACGATTGACTGGGTCGCTGACAATCCGGGACAGTGGGCATTCCACTGCCATCACCTGTATCACCAGGAGGCCGGCATGATGCGTCTTGTCACGATCGCGTGA
- a CDS encoding GYD domain-containing protein, whose protein sequence is MPLFALLTRLSTNLPTAPFGGEQQVGPKAIAEIGDRVSAAIKQQVPEARWIASYAVLGPYDYLDIFEAPDAETAAKVAVLVHTYGHATTETWVLTPWERFREVLPS, encoded by the coding sequence ATGCCACTCTTCGCCCTCCTTACCCGTCTCAGCACGAATCTGCCCACTGCCCCCTTCGGTGGTGAACAGCAGGTCGGCCCCAAGGCGATCGCGGAGATCGGTGACCGTGTCTCAGCCGCGATCAAGCAGCAGGTACCAGAGGCGCGCTGGATCGCTAGCTATGCCGTGCTCGGCCCCTATGACTACCTCGATATCTTCGAGGCGCCGGATGCCGAGACGGCCGCGAAAGTTGCTGTCCTCGTCCATACCTACGGCCACGCCACGACGGAAACCTGGGTGCTCACGCCGTGGGAGCGCTTCCGCGAGGTATTGCCGTCCTAG